A genome region from Sphingobacteriales bacterium includes the following:
- the lipA gene encoding lipoyl synthase, whose translation MIELPVVSSPTPPRPRKPEWLRVKLPIGEEYKKVRQLVDTHRLHTICESGNCPNMGECWGAGTATFMILGNVCTRSCSFCAVATGRPPVLDEQEPQRVAQAVQLMGVKHCVITSVNRDELPDGGAKIWAATIREIKRSSPHTTLETLIPDFKAKWQALYTVLDERPEVVSHNMETVARLYRLVRPQARYERSLEQIRRTKDYGCRTKSGIMLGIGETYEEVLQAMDDLLEHGCDVLTLGQYLQPTAQHLPIKEFIHPDLFAQYKTVGLEKGFNFVESGPLVRSSYHAERHL comes from the coding sequence ATGATAGAACTTCCGGTTGTTTCGTCTCCTACTCCACCGCGCCCCCGAAAACCCGAATGGCTGCGTGTGAAATTACCTATTGGCGAAGAATATAAAAAAGTACGCCAATTAGTGGATACCCACCGCCTGCACACGATATGCGAAAGCGGCAACTGCCCAAATATGGGCGAATGTTGGGGTGCCGGAACTGCTACTTTTATGATTTTGGGCAATGTATGCACGCGCAGTTGCTCCTTTTGCGCCGTAGCCACCGGACGGCCTCCCGTACTCGACGAACAAGAGCCGCAACGTGTAGCCCAAGCCGTACAGCTGATGGGCGTAAAACATTGTGTTATCACTTCCGTCAACAGAGACGAACTCCCCGACGGCGGCGCAAAAATATGGGCTGCTACCATTCGCGAAATCAAACGCAGCAGCCCGCACACCACCCTCGAAACCCTCATTCCCGATTTCAAAGCCAAATGGCAAGCCCTCTACACCGTACTTGACGAACGCCCCGAAGTAGTGAGCCACAACATGGAAACCGTAGCGCGGCTCTATCGCTTGGTGCGCCCGCAAGCACGCTATGAGCGAAGTTTGGAGCAAATACGCCGCACCAAAGATTATGGCTGTCGCACTAAGTCGGGCATTATGCTGGGTATCGGCGAAACCTACGAAGAAGTATTGCAGGCAATGGACGACCTGCTGGAACACGGCTGCGATGTTCTCACATTAGGGCAATACCTGCAACCAACAGCACAGCATTTGCCTATCAAAGAGTTTATTCACCCCGACTTATTTGCACAATACAAAACAGTTGGTTTGGAAAAAGGATTCAATTTTGTGGAAAGCGGACCTTTAGTACGTTCTTCCTATCATGCCGAGCGTCACTTGTAA